The window agcagcatATCAGTGTCTGACCCCAGCACATTACTGGAACAATCTGTTTCTGCTCATCTGCTATTTTGAGCGATTTTACAACAATTCTACGACATTCAGAAACAACCTGTCTTCTGCACTGCTCGTTGAATTAAATTATCCGATGGAGGAGTGACTTTCGCAGGGGTCAGATTTCTATTTGCTGCTCCCTTTCAACTAACAGTAGACCTGGAAACAAGCAGGCACAGTTTATAATGTGTCTTTCACACGACTCACCTGGTGCCTGAAATTGATCTTCTTTGTGTAACTGGAAACATTGTTACTCTGCGGCTATTTTCCCCGCCATTCTCTGTCCAATAACAAGGGACAGTGGAGACCGGAACTAAGCTAGGAAGCTTCACTCCGGTTTGGGGAGAGAAAGCAGCAATGATCTTCAATGGCGAGTTCTTCTCACTCTGTCCAGACACTGCTCGAGAAtggcctctcccttcctccccgcTCACTCCATGTTCCGGGAGCAGCTCGTGTTCCAGGGAGCCCATTCAAAACAGCCGCCGTCTCCGCCCCAGCTGCCCGGACACTCAATGCCAATCTCTGAGCATATCTGCGGACGCGGCTCCAAACCGATGCGCTGCTTTAAGCAGATGCTGTTTGTTCACTTCCCTCTGGGGCGGTGATGTCTCCGATCGCTGCTGAATTAAACCCTATTCCGCTCACTGAGTGAATGACACTCTCGGCCATAGTTGGGGGAGGGGTTACGCATGCGCTGTTATCCTCATGGTGACGACACCGGGGACTTATTTCAACAGCGCATGCTCACATCTCCGCCACAATTCAGCTGCTAATCTCAATGGGAATTTTCCCCATTTCACTCTCATCACAGAGAGAACAAAATCTCCGAACCTGTGTCGGCGCGGGGGGCAAGGGGCGTTGGGTGCGAGTGGACGTGTGGCGGTGGTACACTGGGGGCGAAAGGCCGCTTTACAACATCAATTTTAATACAGGAGATTCCCCCAAACAGCTACAATAATGTGTTTGTAAAATGCTGGAACCGTGTGTGTATGAGGATGATGATGTTACTGAGGATGATTCTTGTTATAGAATACAATGTGTTTTGTTCGGAATATTACTGAGTGTTAATTGTACCGAGAGCATATTTCAAAGCTCCGGGTTTGCGGAAACTCCTGACTGAATCCCGGCTTTGTAAGGGTTTGTGTGGAGATCTGTGTCTCGTTTCCATTGGTGATAAACGGGTTGAAATTGGCGGGgtcctgaggactcgaaacgtcaactcttttcttctccgaagatgctgccagacctgctgagtttttccaggtaattctgtttttgttttgaaattggCGGTTGTAGAAACTGGAGGAGGAGCTGAAAGATCAGgggctgttctctctctgtctgtcactctggatctctcctccctcccgctctctgttTAATCttcactctgtctcctccccTCCTTGCTCTTACTCCCTTTTCTCAGTCAGGTCGGGGCGGGAACTATAAAAGACGAACGTGAAGCAGCTCGTCTCTCATATTCTGCAGCAAGCTGAGTGAAGAATCGTCATGTCTGGCAGAGGGAAAGGAGGCAAAGGACTAGGGAAAGGTGGAGCAAAGCGGCACCGCAAAGTGCTTCGTGATAATATCCAGGGCATCACCAAACCAGCAATCCACCGCCTGGCTCGCCGTGGCGGTGTCAAACGGATCTCGGGTTTGATCTATGAGGAGACTCGCGGGGTGCTGAAGGTTTTCCTGGAGAATGTGATCAGGGATGCGGTCACCTACACTGAACACGCCAAGCGCAAGACAGTCACTGCCATGGGTGTGGTGTACGCTCTGAAACGCCAGGGCCGCACTCTCTATGGATTCGGCGGCTGAACAACTCGACCCTTTCTACCAAACACAACAAAGGCTCTTTCAAGGGCCACCCAAAACGTCACATTAAGAGCAGTGACCTGGGAACGGGACCGTGAAATCTAAAGATGAATCAGCACAAGTTTAGCATCATTTTGTCCTCTTTCGGACACTAGATCATTTATTAAGTTTGTTGATATCTTAAGTTGGGAGTGGAGCGGTGTATTACCTCCCCAGACCCCACGCTCCCACTCCAATATAGTGGAAAAATGACTCACCCTTTTTCTCTTCGAATCTATTGAATCTTCAATATCTATGATTAAAACCCATACAGTTCATGATGTTTATGTGTGAGACCCGGAACTGTCGGCATTCACGGTCATTTTGCCCATCAATAGCTTTCCACCCGCGTTATAAACAGATTAGGTAAAAAGAATACCAACTGAAAACGGATTATAAGGCATGTCGGGCGATTTCATACTAGTATCCTGTGCAGCAAAGCCAGTATTGTTAacgaaaatgctgggaaaactcagcaggtctggcagcatctgtgtgggGACAGAGTTACCGTTCCGAATGGGCATTACGCGTCTTCAGAGCCAGAATGAAATGAGTTCAGACAGTGAGCAGCCCTTTCACAGACTCTGTGAGTGGCTCTGAAAAGAGCCTTTGGGTTATTAGATTAAAAAATGTTCTCTTCACTTGGTCTTCGAGCCCGCAGCGGCGCTggttttcttgggcagcagcacGGCCTGGATATTAGGCAGCACCCCGCCCTGAGCGATGGTCACccctcccagcagcttgttgagctcctcgTCGTTGCGGACGGCCAGCTGCAGGTGTCTGGGGATGATGCGGGTCTTCTTGTTGTCCCGGGCCGCGTTACCGGCCAGCTCGAGGATTTCAGCCGTCAGATACTCCAGCACAGCAGCCAGATAGACCGGGGCTCCGGCACCCACACGCTCAGCATAGTTGCCCTTTCTCAGGAGCCTGTGAACACGGCCCACCGGGAACTGCAGTCCAGCCCGGGAGGAGCGAGATCTGGCCTTGGAGCGAGCTTTCCCGCCGGTCTTTCCTCTTCCAGACATTTCCACAACTTCACAAACACTTTCACAGAGAATGGGGAAATGTGCTCCCATTCGCTTCTCTTATAGGTTTGGTATGAATGGTGCTGCGGGCATTGCTGATTGGTCACTTTGTGCTGCGTCACATAATGTTGTTCATATCACCAATCAGATATCTACTGAACTCACCAATCCGGAGACTCCACGGACTGAGGGCGGAAAAACCGGCGCCAAATTTTGAGATtccaactgatttttttttcaaattttaaaagcCCGCCGAATTTgtaaaaaaagacaaaaaagaACGGCTCGAACAGAGTACtaattggataaaagcaaaatactgctgatgctggaaatctgaaactaaaacaaaaatacctggaaaatctcatctACGGAGAGGAAGAAAGTTGACGTTCCGAGTACTAATTGGAGATGGTTATTCAGTATTTAGTATTCGAATCTTACATtcacctcatctctctctctttccctggacTACAGTTGTTTGTATATTTCAGTTTCTGATGTTTATGTGTATCTGAAAACAAGTCGAAAATAACGGCGCAAACTTACGGAATCTATTTTTTATTCGACGTCGAAATTACCGCCGATATATTTATAGAACAAGAAATACATTTCATATAGAAATTCCAGATAAAAGCGAACACGGTCTGACGAAAAATTTTTACGAATGTCCTTCTCTGATGGGACTATTTCACATTTTATCCTAAATTTTAGATTCGCTTTAAGAATCCGGCATCAATTCGAGATAATCTCGATCAGTCATGAAAGCTTCTTAGCAGCCGGCTGGAAGTGCCATTTACATCGTTCTGTAGATAGACGGGAAATTGTAGATATATGTGACAGCCAAAATTGAACATATTTGGAGTAAATTTGCCAGCGTTGAGATTGAAGGTTGCTGCACAACCGGAGCTTATAGGAAATGAACTGATCGATTATTGAGTCCAAACTTGAACAGAACTGGAACCTGAAGCATTTGCGTTCTATTCGCTCTCTCTCCAAAACCAGGGAAAGGGTCGAATATGACGCGTCTTAAAACAAAGCGCAGAGGGTGAGAGGTAAGTCATTAATTTATGGGGCATCATTAACGACCCAACAATTGAACGAGGGTTAAATCTACATTCCCGAGAATCTCTGAGATTGAAACGTGATCAATATAACACTTAGACAATTCGAAATGCTTCATAGCAAAAACATAAATTGGAAGTTAAGAAATCATATAGCTTTTTCGAGGGAAATTGTGGGTGGCTCTTAAAAGAGCCGTTGTGTTGTGAatgtgtctttcagtcagttgtggggttttacttggagctggtgtacttggtcaccgcctttgtcccttccgacacggcgtgcttggccagttccccgggcagcagcaggcgcacggcggtctggatctcccgggagctgatggtgctgcgcttgttgtaatgggccaggcgGGAAGCCTCACCCGCGATGCGCTCGAAAATATCGCTCACGAacgagttcatgatgctcatggccttggaggagatgccggtgtcggggtgaacctgcttcatcactttgtagatgtagatggCGTAACTCTCCTTCCTCGACTTTCGCCGCTTCTTGCCGCCCTTGGCTAGCGGTTTCTTTAAGGCTTTCTTGCCTCCCTTCTTGGGAACTGGTTTCTTTTCATCAACCATAGTCACTTtcaaacacagaataaaagaaatcTCTTCCCAGCGCCGATTAAGTAGACAGTTTGACAGATCTATGCTAATGATGAATGGGGAAACGATGATTCtgattggacatttaaaaagaaCAACAGCCACTTATGTTGTACATTTCTTTGATTGCATATTTAAAGACACCAATAAAATTTCGGCTTCTCCACCAATCATTAGCCCTTTTACTACAATCAGGAAATACATTTTATCAGGATTTTCTCCAGTCCCAGTTTGTGAAGATACACCGGGAATTGTCGTCTGGTTGTAGCCCTTCTCCACAGAGGGACTGAACGGAAAATGCGGGATTCCTCCTGGAACTCTTGTAACGTGTGCGAATTACTCACTGGGATATTGTGTattgagtatttgtgtgtgagtggtagGGGGTTGAGGCTGTGGTATGCCGTGTGAGTGTAGAATTTATTCTGTACCTGTCTTTGGGAGTGTTTAAGACTCATTGTGCGTCTGTCAGTTCAGGATGCATGTGAGTGAGCGGGGGATCCATTCTCAATTTGGGAATATATGTTATTTTGGATGAACTGCGTATCTGTCACCTGCGGCCTCAATATGTGAGTGCAGGATTTATTCTGTACCTCTCAGCTTATTGAACTACAAATGATTCACACCGTGTTTCTCAGTCTCTGACACTGTAGATCAGTGTGGCATTGATTGTATATCTTTCAGCCTGTGCTACTATCCGAGTGTgcacttctcattcactctcagaggctgggactgtgtttgagtgtgagattaATGCTGGACATGCCAACATCTGATCCACAATGTGAGTGTGGAATTCAGTCTGTATCTGTCGGTTTCTGGAATTGAATGGGAATGTGAGTCATTGTCAATATCTGGGAATCTTTTGAACATATTCTGCATCTTCAGTGCTGAATGTGAGATTACTTCAGTCAGTGATACTGTATGCGACTGTGGGATTAATTCTGTCAGTGATACTGTCTGTGAGAGTAGGATTAATTCAGTCATtcggtggtgctgtctgtgagagtgggattaattctgtcattCGGTGGTGTTGTATGTGCGAGTGTGATTAATTCAGTCATTCGGTGGTGCTgtatgtgagagtgggattaattcAGTCATTCGGTGGTGCTgtatgtgagagtgggattaattcTTTCAGTCGGTGGTACTAAAATAGATCTGAACAtacgaaccaggagcaggagtaggcccctcagCAGCTCGAGCCTGTTCAGCCATTAAGTAAGATCATGGCCAAGGGATaggcagtggcagatatttaaagggatatttcagaatgcacaaaaTACATGCATTCCAATCAGAACCAACAATTCCAAAGGGAAGGCCTACCATCCGTGATTACTAAGAAAGATGAAGACGGTATCAAACTTAAAGTAAAatcaaagatgggtggcaggtcagaagattgtaaAGACTATTAGGAGTAGCAAAGATGACAAATATATTAAGGgaaaaaatggagtatgagagaaagctagctagtaatataaagatggataggaaGAGTTTATGTCGATGTTTAAATAAGAAATGAGTTAGTCCTATAGAAAGAGCATTTCGGGAATTGAAAATGCAaaatagggagatggcagatgaactaAACAGGTATcttgcttcagtcttcaccatAGACAACACAAGTAATACCCTGGAaaaagctgtaaatcaggaaatggaagggagggaggaactcgtggaaaattacaatcaccagggaagtggtattgagaaaattgttggagcatCGGTCTGtgaaatccccaggtctggatggattTCACCCCAaattcttgaaagaagtggcaagTGAGATTGTTGGTGCATTTGTTTTAATGTTCAAAATTCCCCAAATATGGGGAAGGTtcaattagattggaaaatagcaaacataactctttcattcaaaaagggagggagacagaaattaGAAAGCTAAAGGCCAGTTCGccgaacatctgtcatagggaaaatgttacaagctattattaaatatagcagggcacttagaaaaattcaaggcaatctggcagagccaacatggctttgtgaaaggaaaatcatatttaaccaatttattggcgttctttgatggagtcacatgtgctgtggataaaggggaaccggtggatgcactgtacttagatttccagaaggcatttgataaagctccacatcaaaggtaattgtggaaaataaaaagaTCACAGTGTAGgggctaacatattggcatggatggaagattggtgagctaataggaagcagagagctgACACAAATGGGTCCTTTTTGCTTGGCAGGATATGgtgagtggagtgccagagggatcagtgtcaTAGAGTTAactagcacagaaacaggctcttcagcccatcgtgtccatgccagccatcaaatcattgctgggccctcaacattttacaatgtatataaatgactcaatgaagggactgaaggaatggttattAAATTTGATGATGGCACAATGATAGgtagaaagtaaattgtgaagaggacttaaagaggctacaaagggacatagaaagTTTGAGTGGGCAAagctctggcaaatggagtataatgtggggaaatgtgaaattgttcattttggcaggaagaataaaaacgaAGCtccttatctaaatggtgagatattgcagagctctgtgattcagagggatttggatgtgctagagcatgaatcacaaaaggttagaatgTATGTACAGTAGGTAATTAGGAGAACTAAcagaatgttagcatttattgtgaggggaattgatttaaAAAAGAGGGAGGTTCTgcatcagttatacagggcactggtgagaccacatctggagccctgtgtacagtattggtctctttatttaaaggaAACATTTCAATGTGTTCGAAGCAGTTCAGGAAGATTtattaaactaataccaggaatgggcaggttgtcttatgaagaacaATTGGACGGGTTATCCTATCTTTGTGACTGGAATTTAGAATATTAAGAGGTGATTAGATTGAAACCTTCAAGATCCTGAAGAGTTttaacaggatggatgtggagatgatgtttcctcttttgggtgaagctagaactagggggtcattgtttaaaaataatgggtcactcatttaagacattgatgaggagaaattatttctctgaGCGCAGTAagtcttggaactctcttcctcaaaaggcagtggatgcagagtctttgaatattttaaccGTAGAGCTGCATGGATTGTCAATtagtaagggggtgaaaggctatcgggggcagacaggaatgtgagggtgatgttcagcttagctagctctgctttcatgccctcatttaAGTTAAAAATACTTGTCATGGATGCACTTATTTCTCCATCCAAAAtgagtgtaaaattcaatcatgttatgaacGATGTTACCTAGAGGTACCTTCACTATGAGGCTCTCAATTAATCAtgtctcattgctcaatac of the Carcharodon carcharias isolate sCarCar2 chromosome 37 unlocalized genomic scaffold, sCarCar2.pri SUPER_37_unloc_1, whole genome shotgun sequence genome contains:
- the LOC121274561 gene encoding histone H4-like, with amino-acid sequence MSGRGKGGKGLGKGGAKRHRKVLRDNIQGITKPAIHRLARRGGVKRISGLIYEETRGVLKVFLENVIRDAVTYTEHAKRKTVTAMGVVYALKRQGRTLYGFGG
- the LOC121274538 gene encoding histone H2A-like, producing the protein MSGRGKTGGKARSKARSRSSRAGLQFPVGRVHRLLRKGNYAERVGAGAPVYLAAVLEYLTAEILELAGNAARDNKKTRIIPRHLQLAVRNDEELNKLLGGVTIAQGGVLPNIQAVLLPKKTSAAAGSKTK
- the LOC121274552 gene encoding late histone H2B.L4-like; this translates as MVDEKKPVPKKGGKKALKKPLAKGGKKRRKSRKESYAIYIYKVMKQVHPDTGISSKAMSIMNSFVSDIFERIAGEASRLAHYNKRSTISSREIQTAVRLLLPGELAKHAVSEGTKAVTKYTSSK